In Gossypium arboreum isolate Shixiya-1 chromosome 5, ASM2569848v2, whole genome shotgun sequence, a single genomic region encodes these proteins:
- the LOC108452075 gene encoding G-type lectin S-receptor-like serine/threonine-protein kinase CES101 isoform X1 — translation MGNKRRQLIFLISSFTCIICVSSSGVETDTLAAGQELKDAESGYLISAGGTFRLGFFSPGSSNNRYLGMWYNQPQPADRKAVWVANRDNPLFDKSGILTIDEVGSLKVSHGGGSPFVLSSPARTAGNVSATLLDSGNFILRELSSDGSTKRILWQSFDYPTDTLLPGMKLGINLKTGHNWSLSSWISDAVPATGSFTLGVDRSGASQWIISWKGKPYWTSGLWRNRDKHFDLAPELSNESDHHFSYTENEEERYFSFSTNKNHSMSGYSITSSGEILERSKAAPFWSCGLYRSNNLATGCIQPTAHKCSTHFVQQYKHSKASFKGKFKFGEYSNLSLYDCNANCSSDCSCVAFAYDDRTASCDVWSRGLSTKRHPIFYKETTQLYFMLADNSSELDNSIFLVVSLVLALGFPLTMFLLIVKELLRSKVDETEVEMLLNELGANGRNKEGKTNRALQFFSLETIAHATNNFAATNKLGEGGFGPVYKGKLHSGQQIAVKRLSSSSGQGLKELKNEALLIAKLQHTNLVRLEGCCLEKEEKMLIYEYMPNKSLDFFLFDAERKNVLDWKKRYNIIEGVGQGLLYLHKYSRLKVIHRDLKASNILLDDDMNPKISDFGLAKIFGHHDSEANTERIVGTYGYMSPEYAMDGIYSTRSDMFSFGVLLLEIITGRKNNSFHSLSGPLSLVAYAWEAWNEGRALELIDPSLGESYPKDEVMRCIHVSLLCGQDNPVDRPTILDALSMMYSEGNQLPRAKPPAYYFSRSRDEPEIVECELQIFSPNNLSITEMEAR, via the exons ATGGGTAATAAACGAAGACAACTGATTTTCCTTATTAGCTCCTTCACTTGTATTATATGTGTTAGCTCATCAGGTGTAGAGACAGACACATTAGCAGCAGGTCAAGAGCTGAAGGATGCAGAGTCGGGGTATCTGATCTCTGCTGGCGGGACATTCAGGTTAGGATTCTTTAGTCCCGGCTCCTCCAACAATCGCTACTTAGGGATGTGGTACAACCAGCCTCAGCCTGCAGATAGAAAGGCGGTGTGGGTTGCCAATAGAGACAACCCGTTATTTGATAAATCCGGAATCCTAACCATAGATGAAGTTGGCAGTTTGAAAGTGTCGCATGGTGGAGGCAGTCCCTTTGTATTATCTTCTCCTGCTCGAACAGCTGGTAACGTAAGCGCTACGCTACTCGATTCTGGTAATTTTATACTCAGGGAGCTGAGTTCAGATGGTTCTACCAAGCGGATATTGTGGCAGAGCTTTGATTATCCCACAGACACGCTTCTTCCCGGCATGAAACTCGGAATTAACTTGAAAACTGGGCACAACTGGTCACTAAGTTCATGGATTAGCGATGCCGTTCCTGCCACTGGGTCTTTTACCCTTGGTGTAGACCGCAGCGGTGCAAGCCAATGGATAATCTCGTGGAAAGGGAAGCCCTATTGGACTAGCGGGCTTTGGCGGAACCGCGACAAACATTTCGATTTAGCCCCAGAATTGTCAAATGAATCTGACCACCACTTCAGCTACACTGAAAATGAGGAAGAGAGGTACTTCTCCTTTTCCACGAATAAAAACCACTCCATGTCAGGATATTCCATTACATCTTCAGGTGAAATCCTGGAGAGGTCAAAGGCAGCACCTTTTTGGAGCTGCGGTTTATACAGATCCAATAACCTTGCTACCGGTTGCATCCAGCCAACAGCGCACAAGTGCAGTACGCATTTTGTCCAACAGTATAAGCATAGCAAAGCTTCCTTTAAAGGCAAATTCAAGTTTGGAGAATATTCCAATCTGAGCCTTTATGATTGCAATGCCAATTGCTCTAGCGATTGTTCTTGTGTCGCATTTGCTTATGATGACCGAACCGCCAGTTGCGACGTCTGGAGCAGAGGACTGAGTACCAAAAGACACCCCATCTTTTATAAAGAAACGACACAGCTCTACTTCATGCTTGCGGACAATTCGAGTG AATTGGACAACTCAATATTCTTGGTGGTTTCACTGGTTCTAGCCTTGGGCTTTCCCTTAACAATGTTTCTTCTCATAGTAAAAGAACTTTTAAGATCGAAAG TGGATGAAACAGAAGTAGAGATGTTATTAAATGAGCTAGGAGCCAATGGCAGAAATAAAGAGGGCAAGACAAACCGGGCGTTGCAATTTTTCAGCCTTGAAACAATTGCACATGCCACGAACAACTTTGCAGCCACAAATAAACTTGGAGAAGGTGGATTTGGACCCGTTTATAAG GGGAAGTTACACAGTGGTCAACAAATAGCAGTAAAAAGGCTTTCAAGCAGCTCTGGGCAAGGACTGAAAGAGTTAAAAAATGAAGCCCTTTTGATTGCTAAACTGCAGCATACAAATCTTGTTAGGCTTGAAGGTTGCTGCCttgagaaagaagaaaagatgctAATCTATGAGTACATGCCCAATAAAAGCTTGGATTTCTTCCTCTTTG ATGCTGAAAGAAAGAACGTTTTGGATTGGAAAAAACGATATAACATCATTGAGGGTGTTGGTCAAGGGCTTCTTTACCTTCATAAATATTCAAGATTGAAAGTTATCCACAGAGACCTCAAGGCTAGCAACATTTTACTTGATGATGACATGAATCCCAAAATATCAGATTTTGGCTTggctaaaatttttggtcatcaCGACTCTGAAGCAAACACTGAGAGGATAGTTGGAACGTA TGGATATATGTCTCCAGAGTATGCAATGGATGGCATTTACTCTACGAGATCAGATATGTTCAGTTTCGGGGTTTTATTGCTGGAGATAATAACTGGCAGGAAGAATAATAGTTTCCATAGTCTCAGTGGACCTCTCAGCCTTGTAGCATAT GCATGGGAGGCGTGGAATGAGGGCAGAGCTTTGGAGCTAATTGATCCGTCATTAGGCGAGTCGTATCCAAAGGATGAAGTGATGAGATGCATACATGTAAGTCTCCTATGCGGACAAGACAACCCAGTTGATAGACCAACCATTCTAGATGCCTTATCCATGATGTACAGTGAAGGCAATCAACTACCTAGGGCCAAACCGCCAGCATATTACTTTTCCAGGAGCAGGGATGAGCCAGAGATAGTGGAATGCGAGTTGCAGATTTTTTCACCAAATAATCTCTCAATTACAGAGATGGAAGCCCGATAA
- the LOC108452075 gene encoding G-type lectin S-receptor-like serine/threonine-protein kinase CES101 isoform X2 has product MWYNQPQPADRKAVWVANRDNPLFDKSGILTIDEVGSLKVSHGGGSPFVLSSPARTAGNVSATLLDSGNFILRELSSDGSTKRILWQSFDYPTDTLLPGMKLGINLKTGHNWSLSSWISDAVPATGSFTLGVDRSGASQWIISWKGKPYWTSGLWRNRDKHFDLAPELSNESDHHFSYTENEEERYFSFSTNKNHSMSGYSITSSGEILERSKAAPFWSCGLYRSNNLATGCIQPTAHKCSTHFVQQYKHSKASFKGKFKFGEYSNLSLYDCNANCSSDCSCVAFAYDDRTASCDVWSRGLSTKRHPIFYKETTQLYFMLADNSSELDNSIFLVVSLVLALGFPLTMFLLIVKELLRSKVDETEVEMLLNELGANGRNKEGKTNRALQFFSLETIAHATNNFAATNKLGEGGFGPVYKGKLHSGQQIAVKRLSSSSGQGLKELKNEALLIAKLQHTNLVRLEGCCLEKEEKMLIYEYMPNKSLDFFLFDAERKNVLDWKKRYNIIEGVGQGLLYLHKYSRLKVIHRDLKASNILLDDDMNPKISDFGLAKIFGHHDSEANTERIVGTYGYMSPEYAMDGIYSTRSDMFSFGVLLLEIITGRKNNSFHSLSGPLSLVAYAWEAWNEGRALELIDPSLGESYPKDEVMRCIHVSLLCGQDNPVDRPTILDALSMMYSEGNQLPRAKPPAYYFSRSRDEPEIVECELQIFSPNNLSITEMEAR; this is encoded by the exons ATGTGGTACAACCAGCCTCAGCCTGCAGATAGAAAGGCGGTGTGGGTTGCCAATAGAGACAACCCGTTATTTGATAAATCCGGAATCCTAACCATAGATGAAGTTGGCAGTTTGAAAGTGTCGCATGGTGGAGGCAGTCCCTTTGTATTATCTTCTCCTGCTCGAACAGCTGGTAACGTAAGCGCTACGCTACTCGATTCTGGTAATTTTATACTCAGGGAGCTGAGTTCAGATGGTTCTACCAAGCGGATATTGTGGCAGAGCTTTGATTATCCCACAGACACGCTTCTTCCCGGCATGAAACTCGGAATTAACTTGAAAACTGGGCACAACTGGTCACTAAGTTCATGGATTAGCGATGCCGTTCCTGCCACTGGGTCTTTTACCCTTGGTGTAGACCGCAGCGGTGCAAGCCAATGGATAATCTCGTGGAAAGGGAAGCCCTATTGGACTAGCGGGCTTTGGCGGAACCGCGACAAACATTTCGATTTAGCCCCAGAATTGTCAAATGAATCTGACCACCACTTCAGCTACACTGAAAATGAGGAAGAGAGGTACTTCTCCTTTTCCACGAATAAAAACCACTCCATGTCAGGATATTCCATTACATCTTCAGGTGAAATCCTGGAGAGGTCAAAGGCAGCACCTTTTTGGAGCTGCGGTTTATACAGATCCAATAACCTTGCTACCGGTTGCATCCAGCCAACAGCGCACAAGTGCAGTACGCATTTTGTCCAACAGTATAAGCATAGCAAAGCTTCCTTTAAAGGCAAATTCAAGTTTGGAGAATATTCCAATCTGAGCCTTTATGATTGCAATGCCAATTGCTCTAGCGATTGTTCTTGTGTCGCATTTGCTTATGATGACCGAACCGCCAGTTGCGACGTCTGGAGCAGAGGACTGAGTACCAAAAGACACCCCATCTTTTATAAAGAAACGACACAGCTCTACTTCATGCTTGCGGACAATTCGAGTG AATTGGACAACTCAATATTCTTGGTGGTTTCACTGGTTCTAGCCTTGGGCTTTCCCTTAACAATGTTTCTTCTCATAGTAAAAGAACTTTTAAGATCGAAAG TGGATGAAACAGAAGTAGAGATGTTATTAAATGAGCTAGGAGCCAATGGCAGAAATAAAGAGGGCAAGACAAACCGGGCGTTGCAATTTTTCAGCCTTGAAACAATTGCACATGCCACGAACAACTTTGCAGCCACAAATAAACTTGGAGAAGGTGGATTTGGACCCGTTTATAAG GGGAAGTTACACAGTGGTCAACAAATAGCAGTAAAAAGGCTTTCAAGCAGCTCTGGGCAAGGACTGAAAGAGTTAAAAAATGAAGCCCTTTTGATTGCTAAACTGCAGCATACAAATCTTGTTAGGCTTGAAGGTTGCTGCCttgagaaagaagaaaagatgctAATCTATGAGTACATGCCCAATAAAAGCTTGGATTTCTTCCTCTTTG ATGCTGAAAGAAAGAACGTTTTGGATTGGAAAAAACGATATAACATCATTGAGGGTGTTGGTCAAGGGCTTCTTTACCTTCATAAATATTCAAGATTGAAAGTTATCCACAGAGACCTCAAGGCTAGCAACATTTTACTTGATGATGACATGAATCCCAAAATATCAGATTTTGGCTTggctaaaatttttggtcatcaCGACTCTGAAGCAAACACTGAGAGGATAGTTGGAACGTA TGGATATATGTCTCCAGAGTATGCAATGGATGGCATTTACTCTACGAGATCAGATATGTTCAGTTTCGGGGTTTTATTGCTGGAGATAATAACTGGCAGGAAGAATAATAGTTTCCATAGTCTCAGTGGACCTCTCAGCCTTGTAGCATAT GCATGGGAGGCGTGGAATGAGGGCAGAGCTTTGGAGCTAATTGATCCGTCATTAGGCGAGTCGTATCCAAAGGATGAAGTGATGAGATGCATACATGTAAGTCTCCTATGCGGACAAGACAACCCAGTTGATAGACCAACCATTCTAGATGCCTTATCCATGATGTACAGTGAAGGCAATCAACTACCTAGGGCCAAACCGCCAGCATATTACTTTTCCAGGAGCAGGGATGAGCCAGAGATAGTGGAATGCGAGTTGCAGATTTTTTCACCAAATAATCTCTCAATTACAGAGATGGAAGCCCGATAA